One part of the Glycine soja cultivar W05 chromosome 11, ASM419377v2, whole genome shotgun sequence genome encodes these proteins:
- the LOC114374700 gene encoding uncharacterized protein LOC114374700 encodes MRESSFMATQSLRPPHFSEDVAWLPSWLQSLGTNGSIEFVKESQAASYQEAKDLGPSQENGNDEKDFNAISREKGRYKSCHLFLSGDDSSPVSVASSPENVFHCSLRLSSDVDSLFCLNQDMNESHDVVEPSEVLSLQPFQPTDFIENMHSMMDPLTCEQDVLATFIPETVEKGASKSLIDTIDSVGQQKEGSEVKDFEGADVSNAVKLSIAASEALVIHDLVKMDSVLETMRTEAVLEVALRVKQARLEGLEDGFQSSNEESNYSDSLSDLDDFIMEDTYEDIGLPIDVPVENNLCSSTIFQVKGVSGAENDSRCNNKHSDGELTSQLANFDDKSKQKQLEANVEREVQQDSPRYSLHCEKEMHSDDPGLGENTLKHFDDNLRISHQCIKYSTDVLAPNQNWATYPDPERFRSRWLGGWTCKELDSSSLNQNNAKWIPKILVRETSFLTESVDIVPDENSFVLKHHPKCSIGSQLSVPSEDSHNKRDEGILQSQDVIRCSSLSLTDPLCSVVPCSLSLEHVNYNTDIDKKNDTKDFVPSISEFEVDNFQSILDKNVKFGCSDEKIMSISDGKDIPITETMMDEQITGKLTRIEHTCLKTYSMIIPNQDFNLKYNLDELPTDQSMGSAASLGTKISQSQSASKHADENKNKEDNQPLVDHKSTLEITDDKSGNELKAADASDISTEPTQNRRSPLILNHRIRRCLQGPMNVANGISVEKIMTQHVVPEAVAQNRQNNNLNKLQLESNNVHSGHVRVRKQVHFSEKVEELHPKRKCSKLESSHKRCSSVRAKRGRVSKSLTTSVPCMKHSLTNYCRSAVNEFIFQGIEFLLTGISSQKERNMEALIRNSGGVVLYDIPSPQNSGGKRNSTLYHFPIILCMRKLQTTKFLYGCAVGASILKVDWITDCVASRTILQPEKYMILPNRKDMKWTRIGTTIHHRNQKDIFERVGILLHGKPSFCTKLACIIKHGGGHVFKTLQGLEWSTDEERTLVGAIVVEDKATISRHLKHCAKERNIPIMPFSWIIKSLYSGKLLPFTEEKNTLSLPFVNVKVSEVPSSSDMSEEI; translated from the exons ATGAGAGAATCTTCTTTCATGGCCACCCAATCTCTTCGTCCTCCTCACTTCTCCGAG GATGTAGCATGGCTTCCATCCTGGCTTCAGAGTCTTGGAACAAATGGGTCTATTGAATTTGTTAAGGAGTCTCAAGCCGCTTCATACCAAGAAGCAAAA GATCTAGGACCTTCTCAAGAAAATGGCAATGACGAAAAAGATTTCAATGCAATATCAAGGGAAAAAGGTAGATATAAAAGTTGTCATTTGTTCTTATCTGGAGACGATAGTTCACCTGTTAGTGTTGCTTCATCTCCTGAaaat GTGTTTCACTGTAGTCTGCGTCTTTCTTCAGATGTTGATTCACTCTTTTGCTTGAATCAAGATATGAATGAATCACATGATGTAGTTGAACCAAGTGAAGTTTTGTCACTGCAACCTTTTCAACCTACCGATTTTATAGAGAACATGCATTCCATGATGGATCCTCTTACCTGTGAACAAGATGTATTGGCTACTTTCATCCCAGAAACCGTGGAAAAGGGTGCTTCGAAATCTCTCATTGATACAATTGATTCTGTTGGACAACAGAAAGAAGGATCTGAGGTTAAAGATTTTGAAGGTGCTGATGTCAGTAATGCAGTTAAACTTTCTATTGCTGCATCTGAGGCATTGGTCATACATGATTTAGTGAAGATGGACTCAGTTTTAGAAACAATGCGTACAGAAGCTGTACTTGAAGTTGCACTTCGTGTGAAGCAGGCACGGCTTGAGGGGTTGGAAGATGGCTTCCaatcctcaaatgaggaatcTAACTATAGTGATTCTCTTTCTGATTTGGATGATTTCATTATGGAAGATACCTATGAAGATATAGGCTTACCCATTGATGTTCCTGTTGAGAATAATCTTTGCAGTTCAACTATATTTCAAGTAAAAGGTGTGTCCGGTGCTGAAAATGATAGTAGATGCAATAATAAACATAGTGATGGTGAGCTTACTTCTCAGCTTGCCAATTTTGATGATAAATCTAAACAAAAGCAGTTAGAAGCTAATGTGGAGAGGGAGGTGCAGCAAGACTCACCTCGTTATTCTTTACATTGTGAGAAAGAGATGCATTCTGATGATCCTGGTTTGGGTGAAAACACTCTCAAACATTTTGATGATAATCTTCGTATTTCTCATCAATGCATAAAGTATAGTACTGATGTTTTGGCCCCCAACCAG AATTGGGCAACTTACCCAGATCCGGAAAGATTTAGAAGCCGCTGGTTAGGGGGTTGGACATGTAAG GAATTAGATTCATCTTCATTAAATCAGAACAATGCAAAATGGATTCCGAAGATTCTCGTCAGAGAGACAAGCTTTCTTACAGAATCTGTAGATATTGTTCCAGATGAGAATTCCTTTGTGCTGAAACATCATCCCAAGTGTTCCATTGGTTCTCAGCTAAGTGTGCCTTCTGAAGACTCACACAACAAACGTGATGAGGGCATATTGCAGTCTCAAGATGTGATCAGATGTTCTAGTCTATCATTGACTGATCCTCTTTGTTCAGTTGTTCCGTGTAGCCTTTCCTTAGAGCATGTCAACTATAATACtgatattgacaaaaaaaatgatactaAGGATTTTGTCCCATCCATCTCTGAATTTGAGGTGGACAATTTTCAAAGTATCTTAGATAAGAATGTAAAATTTGGCTGTAGTGATGAGAAAATTATGTCTATATCAGATGGTAAAGATATTCCAATCACTGAAACAATGATGGATGAACAAATCACTGGGAAGTTAACAAGGATTGAACATACTTGTCTTAAGACTTATAGCATGATTATACCAAACCAAGATTTCAACCTAAAGTATAATTTGGATGAACTTCCAACCGATCAGAGTATGGGTAGTGCTGCATCCTTGGGCACAAAGATTTCACAGAGCCAATCTGCTTCAAAGCATGcagatgaaaacaaaaacaaagaagatAATCAGCCTTTGGTTGATCATAAGTCAACTCTTGAAATAACAGATGACAAGAGTGGCAATGAGTTAAAAGCAGCAGATGCAAGTGACATTTCAACAGAACCAACACAAAACAGGAGATCACCTCTTATTCTAAATCATCGGATACGCCGGTGTTTGCAGGGCCCTATGAATGTTGCAAATGGTATCAGTGTAGAGAAAATTATGACGCAGCATGTAGTACCAGAAGCTGTTGCTCAAAATCGGCAGAACAATAATCTTAATAAACTGCAGCTAGAGAGCAATAATGTACACAGTGGACATGTTAGAGTCAGAAAGCAAGTACATTTCTCAGAAAAAGTGGAGGAGCTTCATCCAAAAAGGAAATGCTCAAAGTTGGAATCCTCACATAAAAGAT GTTCATCTGTTAGAGCAAAAAGGGGACGAGTTTCAAAGTCATTGACCACTTCTGTGCCATGTATGAAACATTCTTTGACAAATTATTGCAGAAGTGCAGTGAATGAATTTATATTTCAAGGTATAGAGTTCCTTCTCACCGGAATATCTAGTCAGAAGGAAAGGAACATGGAAGCACTTATAAGGAATTCTGGTGGGGTGGTTCTTTATGATATTCCCTCTCCACAAAATTCAGGGGGGAAGAGAAATTCAACTTTATATCACTTTCCCATTATTCTTTGTATGAGAAAG CTGCAAACCACCAAATTCTTATATGGTTGTGCTGTTGGTGCCTCAATACTTAAAGTTGATTGGATTACTGATTGTGTTGCATCTAGAACTATTTTGCAACCTGAAAA ATACATGATTCTTCCAAATCGAAAAGACATGAAGTGGACCAGGATTGGGACAACAATTCATCACAGAaaccaaaaagatatttttgaaagagTAGGAATTCTGCTCCATGGGAAGCCTAGTTTCTGCACCAAATTGGCATGTATCATCAAG CATGGAGGTGGACATGTGTTCAAAACTCTTCAAGGGTTAGAATGGAGCACTGATGAGGAAAGGACTTTGGTTGGAGCTATTGTAGTTGAAGATAAGGCTACAATATCACGTCATCTGAAGCACTGTGCCAAGGAGCGGAACATCCCCATCATG CCTTTTAGCTGGATCATTAAGAGCTTGTATTCAGGAAAGTTACTTCCTTTCACGGAAGAAAAGAATACACTTTCTTTGCCATTTGTTAACGTTAAAGTCTCTGAAGTTCCAAGTTCTTCGGATATGAGtgaagaaatataa